In a genomic window of Streptomyces noursei ATCC 11455:
- a CDS encoding DUF3052 domain-containing protein: MSATADHAEERTNPATKLGFEPGQVVQEIGYDDDVEQELREGIESVIGQDLVDEDYDDVADVVLLWFRDDDGDLTDALVDAIGLLEEGGMIWLLTPKTGRDGYIEPSDINDAAQTAGLSQTRSINAGKDWTGSRLVSPKR; the protein is encoded by the coding sequence GTGAGCGCGACCGCGGACCACGCGGAGGAGCGGACCAACCCTGCCACCAAGCTGGGGTTCGAGCCCGGACAGGTGGTCCAGGAGATCGGCTACGACGACGACGTCGAGCAGGAGCTCCGCGAAGGCATTGAGTCCGTCATCGGCCAGGACCTTGTGGACGAGGATTACGACGATGTCGCCGACGTCGTCCTCCTGTGGTTCCGGGACGACGATGGCGATCTCACGGACGCGCTGGTGGACGCCATCGGCCTGCTCGAAGAGGGCGGCATGATCTGGCTGCTGACGCCCAAGACGGGGCGTGACGGCTACATCGAGCCGAGCGACATCAACGACGCGGCGCAGACCGCGGGCCTGTCCCAGACCCGGAGCATCAACGCGGGCAAGGACTGGACGGGCAGCCGGCTGGTCTCGCCCAAGCGCTGA
- a CDS encoding peroxiredoxin: MAIEVGTKAPDFELKNQHGELVKLSDFRGEKNVVLLFYPFAFTGVCTGELCALRDELPKFVNDDVQLLAVSNDSPFSLRIFAEQEGLEYPLLSDFWPHGAASTAYGVFDEEKGCAVRGTFVIDKEGVVRWTVVNGLPDARDLNDYVKALETL; encoded by the coding sequence ATGGCGATCGAGGTCGGCACCAAGGCTCCGGATTTCGAGCTGAAGAACCAGCACGGCGAGCTGGTGAAGCTCTCCGACTTCCGCGGCGAGAAGAACGTCGTCCTGCTCTTCTACCCCTTCGCCTTCACCGGCGTGTGCACCGGTGAGCTGTGCGCGCTCCGCGACGAGCTGCCGAAGTTCGTCAACGACGACGTGCAGCTGCTGGCGGTCTCCAACGACTCGCCGTTCTCGCTGCGGATCTTCGCCGAGCAGGAGGGCCTGGAGTACCCGCTGCTGTCGGACTTCTGGCCGCACGGCGCGGCGTCCACCGCCTACGGCGTCTTCGACGAGGAGAAGGGCTGCGCGGTCCGCGGCACCTTCGTCATCGACAAGGAGGGCGTGGTGCGCTGGACGGTCGTCAACGGCCTGCCCGACGCACGCGACCTCAACGACTACGTCAAGGCCCTCGAAACCCTCTGA
- a CDS encoding TerD family protein: MGVSLSKGGNVSLTKEAPNLTAVLVGLGWDARTTTGTDFDLDASALLTNDQGKVANDQNFVFFNNLKSPCGSVEHTGDNTTGEGEGDDEAIKVNLAGVPADVSKIVFPVSIYDAETRQQSFGQVRNAYIRVVNQADGKELARYDLSEDASTETAMVFGELYRNGAEWKFRAIGQGYASGLRGIAQDFGVNV, from the coding sequence GTGGGAGTCAGCCTCAGCAAGGGCGGCAACGTCTCGCTGACGAAGGAAGCCCCCAATCTGACCGCCGTTCTCGTCGGTCTGGGCTGGGACGCGCGTACCACCACCGGTACGGACTTCGACCTGGACGCCAGCGCCCTGCTGACGAATGACCAGGGCAAGGTCGCCAACGACCAGAACTTCGTGTTCTTCAACAACCTCAAGAGCCCGTGCGGTTCGGTCGAGCACACCGGTGACAACACCACCGGTGAGGGCGAGGGCGACGACGAGGCCATCAAGGTGAACCTCGCCGGTGTCCCCGCCGACGTCAGCAAGATCGTGTTCCCGGTGTCGATCTACGACGCCGAGACCCGCCAGCAGAGCTTCGGCCAGGTCCGCAACGCCTACATCCGCGTGGTCAACCAGGCCGACGGCAAGGAGCTGGCGCGCTACGACCTGAGCGAGGACGCCTCGACCGAGACCGCCATGGTCTTCGGTGAGCTGTACCGCAACGGCGCGGAGTGGAAGTTCCGCGCCATCGGTCAGGGCTACGCCTCGGGCCTGCGCGGCATTGCGCAGGACTTCGGCGTCAACGTCTGA
- a CDS encoding TerD family protein has protein sequence MGVTLAKGGNVSLSKAAPHLTRITVGLGWDARSTTGAPFDLDASALLCRSGRVLGDEYFVFYNNLKSPEGSVEHTGDNLTGEGEGDDETILVDLTQVPEQVEAIVFPVSIHEADLRGQSFGQVGNAFIRIVDQADGSELARYDLSEDAAGETAMIFGEVYRRNGEWKFRAVGQGYASGLRGIALDFGVDVS, from the coding sequence ATGGGCGTCACACTCGCCAAGGGGGGCAACGTCTCCCTGTCCAAGGCCGCCCCGCATCTCACCCGGATCACGGTCGGCCTCGGCTGGGACGCGCGGTCCACCACGGGAGCGCCGTTCGACCTCGACGCCAGCGCGCTGCTGTGCCGGTCGGGCCGGGTGCTGGGGGACGAGTACTTCGTCTTCTACAACAACCTCAAGAGTCCCGAGGGCTCCGTCGAGCACACCGGTGACAACCTCACCGGCGAGGGGGAGGGCGACGACGAGACGATCCTGGTCGACCTCACCCAGGTCCCCGAGCAGGTGGAGGCCATCGTCTTCCCGGTCTCGATCCACGAGGCCGATCTGCGCGGCCAGAGCTTCGGCCAGGTCGGCAACGCCTTCATCCGCATCGTCGACCAGGCCGACGGCAGCGAACTCGCCCGCTACGACCTCAGCGAGGACGCCGCCGGAGAAACCGCGATGATCTTCGGCGAGGTCTACCGCCGCAACGGCGAGTGGAAGTTCCGCGCGGTCGGCCAGGGGTACGCCTCCGGACTGCGCGGGATCGCCCTGGACTTCGGGGTCGACGTCTCGTGA
- a CDS encoding DUF475 domain-containing protein, with amino-acid sequence MLLKTFGWSFAVTVVGLGLAGVLWGWQGLAIVGILSILEISLSFDNAVINAGILRKMNAFWQKIFLTVGILIAVFGMRLVFPVVIVAITAKMGPIEAVQLAVNDKAHYEELVTSAHPAIAAFGGVFLLMIFLDFIFEDRDYKWLSWIEKPLARIGKLDTLSVIVALVVLLVSAVTLAPHVAHGGGDKTVTVLLSGIAGLITYLVVGGISGYFEGRLEDEDEADGEVAEDGAKPAAAEKKGNGTGAAVGLAGKAAFFMFLYLEVIDASFSFDGVIGAFAITNDIFEMALGLGIGAMYIRSLTVFLVRKGTLDDYVYLEHGAHYAIGALGVILLVTIRYEISEVITGLIGVVLIALSFGSSVLRNRREGKPGAESSAQSEVTSGV; translated from the coding sequence GTGCTCCTGAAAACCTTTGGCTGGTCGTTCGCCGTCACGGTGGTCGGCCTCGGCCTGGCCGGCGTCCTCTGGGGGTGGCAGGGGCTCGCGATCGTCGGGATCCTGTCCATCCTGGAGATCTCGCTCTCCTTCGACAACGCGGTCATCAACGCGGGCATCCTGCGCAAGATGAACGCCTTCTGGCAGAAGATCTTCCTCACCGTCGGCATCCTCATCGCGGTGTTCGGCATGCGGCTGGTCTTCCCGGTCGTCATCGTCGCGATCACCGCGAAGATGGGGCCGATCGAGGCGGTCCAACTCGCCGTCAACGACAAGGCGCACTACGAGGAACTGGTCACCAGCGCCCACCCGGCCATCGCGGCCTTCGGCGGCGTCTTCCTGTTGATGATCTTCCTCGACTTCATCTTCGAGGACCGCGACTACAAGTGGCTGTCGTGGATCGAGAAGCCGCTCGCCCGGATCGGCAAGCTCGACACCCTCTCCGTCATCGTCGCCCTGGTCGTCCTGCTGGTGAGCGCCGTCACGTTGGCGCCGCACGTCGCGCACGGCGGCGGCGACAAGACCGTCACGGTCCTGCTCTCCGGCATCGCGGGCCTGATCACCTACCTCGTCGTCGGCGGGATCTCCGGCTACTTCGAGGGCCGGCTGGAGGACGAGGACGAGGCCGACGGCGAGGTGGCCGAGGACGGCGCCAAGCCGGCCGCGGCGGAGAAGAAGGGCAACGGGACCGGCGCCGCGGTGGGCCTGGCCGGCAAGGCCGCGTTCTTCATGTTCCTCTACCTGGAGGTCATCGACGCCTCGTTCTCCTTCGACGGCGTCATCGGCGCGTTCGCCATCACCAACGACATCTTCGAGATGGCCCTGGGTCTGGGCATCGGCGCGATGTACATCCGCTCGCTGACCGTCTTCCTGGTCCGCAAGGGCACCCTCGACGACTACGTCTACCTGGAGCACGGCGCGCACTACGCCATCGGCGCGCTGGGCGTCATCCTGCTCGTCACGATCCGCTACGAGATCAGCGAGGTCATCACCGGCCTGATCGGCGTGGTCCTGATCGCGCTCTCCTTCGGCTCGTCGGTGCTGCGCAACCGGCGCGAGGGCAAGCCGGGCGCGGAGTCGTCGGCACAGTCGGAAGTGACATCCGGAGTGTGA
- a CDS encoding TerD family protein, translated as MSFLGNLWRGNAPKFDGGGASYVVELTKRNPVVSLTKQGAANGHLRVNLSWQMRTSDFGERGGQRSASLLRNPSRLFKPEIVQAQGPAVVNVDLDLACMYELQDGSKGVVQPLGDFLGDLNAPPFVKLSGDDRFGSGSGETLYINLDHRDEIKRLLIFVYIYDGTPAFDRTHAVITLYPSTGPRVELKLDERAPQARSCAVFMLENGKDGLSVRREVKYVYGFQAELDRLYGWGLQWGRGYKSKV; from the coding sequence GTGTCGTTCCTGGGGAACTTGTGGCGTGGCAACGCGCCGAAGTTCGACGGCGGTGGCGCGTCGTACGTCGTCGAGCTGACGAAGCGGAACCCGGTCGTCTCGCTGACGAAGCAGGGGGCGGCCAACGGCCATCTGCGGGTCAATCTGAGCTGGCAGATGCGGACCTCGGACTTCGGCGAGCGGGGCGGGCAGCGTTCCGCGAGCCTGCTGCGGAACCCGAGCAGGCTGTTCAAACCGGAGATCGTGCAGGCCCAGGGCCCGGCCGTGGTCAACGTGGACCTGGACCTGGCCTGCATGTACGAGCTCCAGGACGGCAGCAAGGGCGTGGTGCAGCCGCTGGGCGACTTCCTCGGCGACCTCAACGCCCCGCCGTTCGTCAAGCTCAGCGGCGACGACCGGTTCGGCTCCGGCTCCGGCGAGACGCTGTACATCAACCTCGACCACCGCGACGAGATCAAGCGGCTGCTGATCTTCGTCTACATCTACGACGGGACCCCGGCGTTCGACCGCACGCACGCGGTGATCACGCTCTACCCGAGCACCGGCCCGCGGGTGGAGCTCAAGCTGGACGAGCGGGCGCCGCAGGCCCGCTCCTGCGCCGTCTTCATGCTGGAGAACGGCAAGGACGGCCTGTCGGTGCGCCGCGAGGTGAAGTACGTCTACGGCTTCCAGGCCGAGCTCGACCGGCTCTACGGCTGGGGGCTCCAGTGGGGCCGGGGCTACAAGTCGAAGGTCTGA
- a CDS encoding TerD family protein has translation MTHAMLKGSNVPLDATAVRAVLRWTPGAGVPDVDASALLVGPDGRVRSDEDFIFYNQPRHPSGLVRHLPKTHRADALTDTIEAELTALDPSVARVVLAASSDGGPFAGVPDLRVLLYDAAAPDGEPLAVFDVAPETGEETALICGELYRRGDSWKFRALGQGYESGLVGLATEFGISVDENDASGADPATDAPEAPGPVTTEPPAARPPSADSPSPEASAADPQGEAPTAAVARPVDGAPPVAAPGPAPSGPVSPPPGAWPEEATAPPVGGPHADPAAVTQHVPDRMPEPFSAAPLPPAPTGGYGYPANVPPPPAQPPAQPAYGYPGPPPQQPLYPQQPPAYGYPQQAPQPAPTYGYQVPQQPPQPQPFVPDPSFVLPPQGPQFQRR, from the coding sequence ATGACGCACGCGATGCTGAAGGGGTCGAACGTCCCCCTCGACGCCACGGCCGTCCGGGCCGTTCTGCGCTGGACGCCGGGCGCCGGCGTCCCCGATGTCGACGCCTCGGCCCTGCTGGTGGGACCGGACGGACGCGTGCGCTCCGACGAGGACTTCATCTTCTACAACCAGCCGCGGCACCCCAGCGGCCTGGTCCGGCACCTGCCCAAGACCCACCGGGCCGACGCGCTGACCGACACCATCGAGGCGGAGCTGACGGCGCTCGACCCCTCGGTGGCGCGGGTGGTGCTCGCCGCCTCCTCGGACGGCGGCCCGTTCGCCGGCGTGCCGGACCTGCGGGTGCTGCTGTACGACGCGGCGGCGCCGGACGGCGAGCCGCTGGCGGTCTTCGACGTGGCGCCCGAGACGGGCGAGGAGACCGCACTGATCTGCGGGGAGCTGTACCGCCGCGGCGACAGCTGGAAGTTCCGGGCACTCGGCCAGGGCTACGAGAGCGGACTGGTCGGCCTGGCCACGGAGTTCGGCATCTCGGTGGACGAGAACGACGCGTCCGGCGCCGACCCGGCCACGGACGCGCCCGAGGCCCCCGGGCCGGTCACCACGGAGCCGCCCGCCGCCCGCCCCCCGTCCGCGGACTCCCCGTCCCCAGAGGCGTCCGCCGCGGACCCGCAGGGCGAGGCCCCCACCGCCGCCGTGGCGCGCCCCGTGGACGGCGCCCCGCCCGTCGCCGCGCCGGGCCCCGCACCGTCCGGCCCGGTTTCCCCGCCGCCCGGCGCCTGGCCCGAGGAGGCGACCGCGCCGCCCGTCGGCGGCCCGCACGCGGATCCGGCGGCGGTCACCCAGCACGTACCGGACCGGATGCCGGAGCCCTTCTCCGCCGCCCCGCTGCCGCCCGCGCCCACCGGCGGCTACGGCTACCCGGCCAACGTCCCGCCCCCGCCGGCCCAGCCCCCGGCCCAGCCCGCCTACGGCTACCCGGGCCCGCCGCCGCAGCAGCCGCTCTACCCGCAGCAACCGCCCGCCTACGGCTATCCCCAGCAGGCGCCGCAGCCCGCCCCGACGTATGGATACCAAGTACCGCAGCAACCGCCGCAGCCGCAGCCGTTCGTGCCCGATCCGTCGTTCGTCCTGCCGCCCCAGGGGCCGCAGTTCCAGCGCCGCTGA
- a CDS encoding HpcH/HpaI aldolase/citrate lyase family protein encodes MRHFGHLPPDVRKTLFHKEPVEFTADSSARTLAAALGATLYSPATRPRLAADIRKQVALGVTSMVLCLEDSIGDGDVAAGEENLVRQFALLDEAADRGEDLPLLFIRVREPAQIPDLVGRLGPAVRRLSGFVLPKFTAERGVPFLEALAAAESACGRRLFAMPVLESPQLLHLESRAATLQGIARTVGGYRDRVLALRLGVTDFCSAYGLRRAPDMTAYDVQIVASVIADVVNVLGRADGTGFTVTGPVWEYFRLHERMFKPQLRRSPFLGSAEELRTSLIEHAMDGLLREIELDRANGLTGKTCIHPSHVAPVHALSVVSHEEYSDATDILRPERGDGGVLRSSYTNKMNEVKPHRAWAERTLLRAEVFGVAREDIGFVELLTASLQPA; translated from the coding sequence ATGCGGCACTTTGGGCATCTTCCGCCCGATGTTCGGAAGACGCTGTTCCATAAGGAGCCGGTGGAGTTCACCGCCGACTCCTCGGCCCGTACGCTCGCGGCCGCCCTCGGTGCCACGCTCTACAGCCCCGCCACCCGCCCCCGGCTCGCCGCCGACATCCGCAAGCAGGTCGCCCTCGGCGTCACGTCCATGGTGCTCTGCCTCGAAGACTCCATAGGTGATGGCGACGTGGCGGCCGGCGAGGAGAACCTCGTCCGGCAGTTCGCCCTGCTCGACGAGGCCGCCGACCGTGGCGAGGATCTGCCGCTGCTCTTCATCCGCGTCCGCGAACCGGCCCAGATCCCGGACCTGGTGGGCCGCCTGGGGCCGGCCGTGCGCAGGCTGTCCGGATTCGTACTTCCCAAGTTCACCGCCGAGCGCGGCGTGCCCTTCCTGGAGGCGCTGGCCGCCGCCGAATCCGCCTGCGGGCGGCGGCTGTTCGCGATGCCGGTCCTGGAGTCCCCGCAGCTGCTCCATCTGGAGAGCCGCGCCGCGACGCTGCAGGGCATCGCCCGCACCGTCGGCGGCTACCGCGACCGGGTGCTCGCCCTGCGCCTGGGCGTCACCGACTTCTGCTCCGCCTACGGCCTGCGCCGGGCCCCCGACATGACGGCCTACGACGTCCAGATCGTCGCCTCCGTGATCGCCGACGTGGTGAACGTCCTCGGCCGCGCGGACGGCACCGGCTTCACGGTCACCGGCCCGGTGTGGGAGTACTTCCGGCTGCACGAGCGGATGTTCAAGCCGCAGCTGCGACGCAGCCCGTTCCTGGGGTCGGCCGAGGAGCTCCGCACCAGCCTGATCGAGCACGCCATGGACGGCCTGCTGCGCGAGATCGAACTGGACCGCGCCAACGGCCTGACGGGCAAGACCTGCATCCACCCCTCGCACGTCGCCCCGGTGCACGCCCTGTCGGTCGTCAGCCACGAGGAGTACAGCGACGCCACCGACATCCTGCGGCCGGAGCGCGGCGACGGCGGGGTGCTGCGCTCCTCGTACACCAACAAGATGAACGAGGTGAAGCCGCACCGCGCCTGGGCCGAGCGGACGCTGCTGCGCGCCGAGGTGTTCGGCGTGGCCCGCGAGGACATCGGCTTCGTGGAACTGCTCACCGCGAGCCTCCAACCGGCCTGA